A portion of the Nitratidesulfovibrio termitidis HI1 genome contains these proteins:
- a CDS encoding NADH:flavin oxidoreductase → MSASIFAPVRIGNLESPNRFVRSATWEGLATDDGLATPALADVLGALAKGGVGVVIPGHAYVEKRGQAGPRQLGIHDDACIPGLRMLADAVHAGGGRIVAQLAHAGGLAHTPATGEPGMTATPFEREGFPPMREMTATDLDEVVSAIAAAARRAVQAGFDGVQVHGAHGYLLSQFLSPARNKRTDQFGGSLENRMRPLLMAVRAVREAVGPSCPVWVKLNNSDFMDGGFEVDEMLETARHAISAGVDAVEMSGGTAMNPPSRMPARVTRIRKPEDEAWYREAARRFKTEVGAPLILVGGIRTPQVAQQLVDEGTADMLSLCRPLIREPGLVRRWAEGDDARATCISCNKCYGPLRENRGFYCPVARGEVAGE, encoded by the coding sequence ATGAGCGCATCCATTTTCGCTCCCGTGCGCATCGGCAACCTGGAATCGCCCAACCGCTTCGTCCGTTCCGCCACCTGGGAAGGGCTGGCCACAGACGACGGCCTGGCCACCCCGGCCCTGGCAGACGTGCTGGGCGCACTGGCCAAGGGTGGCGTGGGCGTGGTCATTCCCGGCCATGCCTACGTGGAAAAGCGCGGGCAGGCGGGCCCCCGCCAACTCGGCATCCACGACGACGCGTGCATTCCCGGTCTGCGCATGCTGGCGGACGCCGTGCACGCGGGCGGCGGGCGCATCGTGGCCCAACTGGCCCATGCGGGCGGTCTGGCCCATACCCCGGCCACCGGAGAACCCGGCATGACCGCCACCCCCTTCGAGCGGGAAGGCTTTCCGCCCATGCGTGAAATGACTGCAACGGACCTCGACGAGGTGGTGAGCGCCATTGCCGCCGCCGCGCGTCGCGCCGTGCAGGCGGGCTTTGACGGTGTACAGGTCCATGGCGCGCACGGCTACCTGCTGAGCCAGTTTCTGTCGCCCGCGCGCAACAAGCGCACCGACCAGTTCGGCGGCAGCCTGGAAAACCGCATGCGCCCCCTGCTGATGGCGGTGCGCGCCGTGCGCGAGGCCGTGGGGCCGAGCTGTCCCGTGTGGGTGAAGCTGAACAATTCCGACTTCATGGACGGCGGATTCGAGGTGGACGAGATGCTGGAAACGGCCCGGCACGCCATATCCGCCGGGGTGGACGCCGTGGAAATGTCCGGCGGCACGGCCATGAACCCGCCGAGCCGCATGCCCGCCCGGGTGACCCGCATCCGCAAGCCGGAGGACGAGGCCTGGTACCGCGAGGCCGCCCGCCGCTTCAAGACCGAGGTGGGCGCGCCGCTGATCCTGGTGGGCGGCATCCGTACCCCGCAGGTGGCGCAGCAACTGGTGGACGAGGGCACGGCGGACATGCTTTCCCTGTGCCGCCCGCTGATCCGCGAACCCGGCCTGGTGCGCCGCTGGGCGGAAGGCGACGACGCTCGCGCCACGTGCATCTCGTGCAACAAGTGTTACGGCCCCCTGCGCGAGAACCGGGGCTTCTACTGTCCCGTGGCGCGCGGCGAGGTGGCCGGGGAGTAA
- a CDS encoding YgiQ family radical SAM protein encodes MPRRAAQSGACPQAYTPQRGRTPLPQPAFLPTTAREMRELGWDRLDVLLVSGDAYVDHPTFAMALLGRWLVAHGFRTGIVAQPRWDIPDDVARMGRPRLFTGISAGSLDSMLAHYTAFRKKRHDDAFTPGGRAGARPNRAAIVYANLARQAFPGLPVVLGGIEASLRRISHYDFWTDALRRPILMDAKADLLVWGMGERALLDAACALDNAMEAVGADSYDAALLPPLAEIFDGIPGTARMGRVTEWGVAPADDAAHGAGDAPDDDARNDERTDFDGQNGNDQGGAGDGGPNATPLMRLPSHAAIAADPTLLMRATLLLERHVHRGDARAIQPVDDTPASRAVLLAPPAPPLSPEEMDALYALPFARRAHPSHREPVPAEEMIRTSITTHRGCGGGCSFCSLALHQGRRIASRSRDSVLDEARRLNDMERFNGSVSDVGGPSANMWNARCTLDPARCRRASCMHPRVCPGFAVDQSEAVELLRAVRATPGVRHVRLASGVRFDLALRDADALRAYTMEFTGGQLKVAPEHICDSVLDLMRKPGLAVFERFLTAFADHSTAAGKEQYVVPYLLSAFPGCTDNDMRTLSRWLAARGWSPRQVQCFIPTPGTVATAMFFAGIDPAGNPVPVARTDAARLRQHRILIPDFGLPPGAGGRQTDGPGGKSGGRPNGKFSGQERREPRERGNDAGRDRRGHGERSGGNPGGRSGWPDGPDNDARNANRHGARSDKLNEGRNEGRNAPRPDSRPGSRPGSGPGSHNDRRGSKGGGGRTR; translated from the coding sequence ATGCCGCGCCGCGCCGCGCAATCCGGGGCATGCCCCCAGGCGTACACCCCGCAACGCGGGCGCACGCCCCTGCCCCAGCCCGCCTTTCTGCCCACCACCGCGCGCGAGATGCGCGAGCTTGGCTGGGACCGGCTGGACGTGCTGCTCGTTTCCGGCGACGCCTACGTGGACCACCCCACCTTTGCCATGGCCCTGCTGGGCCGCTGGCTGGTGGCGCACGGATTTCGCACCGGCATCGTGGCCCAGCCCCGCTGGGACATTCCGGACGATGTGGCCCGCATGGGCCGCCCCCGCCTGTTCACCGGCATTTCGGCGGGCTCGCTCGACTCCATGCTGGCCCACTACACCGCCTTCCGGAAAAAGCGCCACGACGACGCCTTTACCCCCGGCGGCCGCGCCGGGGCGCGCCCCAACCGGGCGGCCATCGTCTACGCCAACCTGGCGCGCCAGGCCTTTCCCGGCCTGCCCGTGGTGCTGGGCGGCATAGAGGCATCCCTGCGGCGCATCAGCCACTACGATTTCTGGACCGACGCCCTGCGGCGGCCCATCCTCATGGATGCCAAGGCCGACCTGCTGGTGTGGGGCATGGGCGAGCGCGCCCTGCTGGACGCGGCCTGCGCGCTGGACAACGCCATGGAGGCCGTGGGGGCGGACAGTTACGATGCCGCCCTGCTGCCGCCCCTTGCGGAAATTTTCGATGGTATCCCCGGCACGGCCCGCATGGGCCGGGTGACCGAGTGGGGCGTGGCCCCGGCGGACGATGCCGCACATGGGGCTGGGGACGCTCCGGACGACGACGCCCGCAACGATGAGCGCACGGACTTTGATGGTCAGAACGGCAACGACCAGGGCGGCGCGGGTGACGGTGGCCCGAACGCCACCCCCCTCATGCGCCTGCCTTCGCACGCGGCCATCGCGGCGGACCCGACGCTGCTCATGCGCGCCACCCTGCTGCTGGAGCGCCACGTGCACCGGGGCGATGCCCGGGCCATCCAGCCCGTGGACGACACCCCCGCGTCGCGCGCCGTGCTGCTGGCCCCGCCCGCACCGCCCCTGTCGCCGGAAGAGATGGACGCGCTGTACGCCCTGCCCTTTGCCCGACGGGCGCATCCATCCCACCGCGAACCCGTCCCCGCCGAGGAAATGATCCGCACCAGCATCACCACCCACCGGGGCTGCGGCGGCGGCTGCTCGTTCTGTTCGCTGGCCCTGCACCAGGGGCGGCGCATCGCCTCGCGCAGCCGTGATTCCGTACTGGACGAGGCGCGCCGCCTGAACGACATGGAGCGCTTCAACGGTTCGGTCAGCGACGTGGGCGGCCCCAGCGCCAACATGTGGAATGCCCGCTGCACACTGGACCCGGCCCGCTGCCGCCGGGCAAGCTGCATGCACCCGCGCGTGTGCCCCGGCTTTGCCGTGGACCAGTCCGAGGCGGTGGAACTGCTGCGCGCGGTGCGCGCCACCCCCGGCGTGCGCCACGTGCGCCTGGCCAGCGGGGTGCGCTTCGACCTGGCCCTGCGCGACGCGGACGCCCTGCGCGCCTATACCATGGAATTCACCGGCGGCCAGTTGAAGGTGGCCCCGGAACACATCTGCGACAGCGTGCTGGACCTGATGCGCAAGCCCGGCCTTGCCGTGTTCGAGCGCTTCCTGACCGCCTTCGCCGACCATTCCACGGCGGCGGGCAAGGAACAGTACGTGGTGCCCTACCTGCTCAGCGCCTTTCCTGGCTGCACCGACAACGACATGCGCACCCTGTCCCGCTGGCTGGCGGCGCGCGGCTGGTCGCCCCGGCAGGTGCAGTGTTTCATCCCCACCCCCGGCACCGTGGCCACGGCCATGTTCTTCGCGGGCATCGACCCTGCGGGCAACCCCGTGCCCGTGGCCCGCACCGATGCCGCGCGGCTGCGCCAGCACCGCATCCTGATTCCCGACTTCGGCCTGCCGCCGGGCGCGGGAGGCAGACAGACGGACGGACCGGGAGGGAAATCCGGGGGCAGGCCCAACGGGAAATTCAGCGGACAGGAACGACGGGAACCGCGAGAACGGGGGAATGACGCGGGCCGCGACCGACGCGGCCACGGAGAACGATCGGGGGGCAACCCGGGCGGCAGGTCGGGCTGGCCTGACGGTCCGGACAATGACGCACGCAATGCCAACCGGCACGGTGCGCGCAGCGACAAGCTAAATGAGGGGCGAAATGAGGGCCGCAACGCCCCACGCCCCGATTCCCGGCCCGGCTCGCGTCCCGGCTCCGGTCCCGGTTCCCATAATGACAGGCGCGGAAGCAAGGGAGGAGGCGGAAGAACCCGCTGA
- a CDS encoding VanZ family protein, giving the protein MSPFGSGVPRPLHPPRPRRPLNAWALLALLAGHPWRPVCTRCAWALAVAVVMYQSLIPQPDMLLDVPNIDKVWHALAYLVLAVLAAGSLWGNPPTPLLSRAARRAAWSMALLGVAMECAQAFLPGRMAFAADVAANTAGTWLGVLLAGVLARHLARWHGELYGEAAIDREAASPFFSVSPD; this is encoded by the coding sequence ATGTCACCATTCGGGAGCGGTGTACCGCGCCCCCTGCATCCCCCACGCCCCCGGCGGCCCCTGAACGCATGGGCATTGCTGGCCCTGCTGGCCGGGCATCCGTGGCGGCCGGTCTGCACCCGGTGCGCCTGGGCGCTGGCCGTGGCCGTGGTGATGTATCAGTCGCTGATCCCCCAGCCGGACATGCTGCTGGACGTGCCGAACATCGACAAGGTGTGGCACGCGCTGGCCTATCTGGTGCTGGCGGTGCTGGCGGCGGGGTCGCTGTGGGGCAACCCGCCCACGCCCCTTCTGTCCCGTGCAGCGCGCCGGGCGGCATGGTCCATGGCCCTGCTGGGCGTGGCCATGGAGTGCGCGCAGGCCTTCCTGCCCGGCAGGATGGCCTTTGCGGCGGACGTGGCCGCCAACACGGCGGGCACATGGCTGGGCGTGCTGCTGGCAGGGGTGCTGGCACGGCATCTGGCCCGCTGGCATGGCGAGCTTTACGGTGAGGCAGCCATCGACCGGGAAGCGGCGTCCCCGTTTTTTTCGGTTTCCCCAGATTGA
- a CDS encoding SlyX family protein — protein sequence MTKELEDRLTRLEETVYFQEQTLRELNDALVRQQAQLDETERLLEATRERLRSLTRAMEDDGGEDTGPPPHYL from the coding sequence ATGACCAAGGAACTGGAAGATCGCCTGACCCGGCTGGAAGAAACCGTCTATTTTCAGGAACAGACCCTGCGCGAACTGAACGACGCGCTGGTGCGCCAGCAGGCCCAACTGGACGAGACAGAACGGCTGCTGGAGGCCACGCGCGAACGACTGCGCTCGCTGACCCGGGCCATGGAGGACGACGGCGGAGAGGATACGGGACCGCCGCCGCATTATCTGTAG
- a CDS encoding rhodanese-like domain-containing protein, translating to MGDGSRGFPVGLQRQADAGGYGLLVPDEAWRRVQTGALSVVDVRDAPQFEAGHVPGALCFPLPLTWVARLLRRWWLHKVLCAAQCPSVAFVCDGATSTRSDSAARAAVVQGFAVAYRIAGGMDAWHAAGLPVEFGPCGPCAPPGQSGQSDQSGNSGSDMSDRGGRDAAPRTVCSGGG from the coding sequence ATGGGCGATGGTTCGCGGGGATTTCCGGTCGGGCTGCAACGGCAGGCGGACGCTGGGGGCTACGGCCTGCTGGTTCCGGACGAGGCCTGGCGGCGCGTCCAGACCGGGGCGCTGAGCGTGGTGGACGTGCGCGATGCCCCGCAGTTCGAGGCCGGGCACGTTCCCGGCGCGCTGTGCTTTCCCCTGCCGCTCACCTGGGTGGCCCGCCTTCTGCGGCGCTGGTGGCTGCACAAGGTGCTGTGCGCCGCGCAGTGTCCATCCGTGGCCTTCGTGTGCGACGGGGCCACGTCCACCCGCAGCGATTCCGCCGCCCGCGCCGCCGTGGTGCAGGGCTTTGCCGTGGCCTACCGCATCGCGGGCGGCATGGACGCCTGGCATGCCGCCGGGCTGCCCGTGGAGTTCGGCCCCTGCGGGCCGTGCGCGCCGCCGGGCCAGTCGGGCCAGTCAGATCAGTCAGGCAATTCGGGCAGTGACATGTCGGACAGGGGCGGGCGCGATGCCGCGCCCCGCACGGTCTGTTCCGGCGGCGGCTGA
- a CDS encoding EVE domain-containing protein, giving the protein MPRHWLFKTEPGCFSIAHLAALPGATTSWDGVRNYQARNFMRDMRLGDLGLFYHSVTNPSVAGVVEIVREAYPDHTAWDPEDRHFDPASTPEKPRWFMVDVRLVRTFAQPVSLALLRTLPELGDMELLRKGSRLSVQPVRPQEYATVLRLADAPA; this is encoded by the coding sequence ATGCCCCGCCACTGGCTGTTCAAGACCGAGCCCGGCTGCTTCTCCATCGCCCATCTGGCCGCCCTGCCCGGCGCAACCACCAGTTGGGACGGCGTGCGCAACTACCAGGCCCGCAACTTCATGCGCGACATGCGCCTGGGCGACCTTGGGCTGTTCTACCACAGCGTCACCAACCCCTCGGTGGCGGGGGTGGTGGAAATCGTGCGCGAGGCCTATCCCGACCACACCGCGTGGGACCCGGAAGACCGCCACTTCGACCCGGCATCCACGCCGGAAAAGCCCCGCTGGTTCATGGTGGACGTGCGGCTGGTGCGCACCTTTGCCCAGCCGGTATCCCTGGCCCTGCTGCGCACCCTGCCGGAACTGGGGGACATGGAACTGTTGCGCAAGGGCAGCCGCCTTTCGGTGCAGCCGGTACGTCCGCAGGAATACGCCACGGTGCTGCGCCTGGCCGATGCCCCGGCCTGA
- a CDS encoding flavodoxin family protein → MHVVVFNGSPRKNGNTSILLGAVRRELEAAGVTTEEFRVGGKAVRGCIACMKCFEKQDGQCIQTGDPMNEWIAAMHKADGVILGSPTYFANVSTEMKALIDRAGMVSIANGGALRMKVGAPVVAVRRGGAQQVYNGLMAFFGIAEMVVPCSSYWNVGIGLAPGDVNGDEEGIRTMVNLGRNMAHVLKCLKSGPEAPASLKGGEV, encoded by the coding sequence ATGCATGTCGTCGTCTTCAACGGCAGCCCCCGCAAGAACGGCAACACGTCCATCCTGCTCGGCGCCGTCCGGCGCGAGCTTGAGGCCGCAGGCGTCACCACCGAGGAATTCCGCGTGGGCGGCAAGGCCGTGCGCGGCTGCATCGCCTGCATGAAGTGTTTCGAAAAGCAGGACGGCCAGTGCATCCAGACCGGCGACCCCATGAACGAATGGATCGCCGCCATGCACAAGGCCGATGGCGTCATTCTGGGCTCCCCCACCTATTTCGCCAACGTCTCCACGGAAATGAAGGCCCTCATCGACCGCGCGGGCATGGTCTCCATCGCCAACGGCGGCGCGCTGCGCATGAAGGTGGGCGCGCCCGTGGTGGCCGTGCGGCGCGGCGGCGCGCAGCAGGTGTACAACGGGCTGATGGCCTTCTTCGGCATCGCCGAGATGGTGGTGCCGTGTTCCAGCTACTGGAACGTGGGCATCGGCCTGGCCCCCGGCGACGTCAACGGCGACGAGGAAGGCATCCGCACCATGGTCAACCTGGGCCGCAACATGGCCCACGTGCTCAAGTGTCTGAAGAGTGGGCCGGAAGCGCCTGCTTCCCTGAAGGGCGGCGAAGTCTAG
- a CDS encoding calcium-binding protein, whose protein sequence is MKRIIPAAVLLLCAATAQADDKFSAMDKDGNASVTWEEFSAAFPQMKKPAFDAVDTDGSGAITHEEWDAFRAHHGQGGMGMGGGMGPKDGQGATMPKDMPKGMGGMGSAPLIQPPSK, encoded by the coding sequence ATGAAACGCATCATCCCGGCCGCCGTGCTGCTGCTGTGCGCCGCCACGGCCCAGGCCGACGACAAGTTCTCCGCCATGGACAAGGACGGCAACGCCAGCGTGACCTGGGAAGAGTTCTCGGCCGCGTTCCCGCAGATGAAAAAGCCCGCCTTCGACGCCGTGGACACCGACGGCAGCGGGGCCATTACCCACGAGGAATGGGACGCCTTCCGCGCCCACCACGGCCAGGGCGGCATGGGAATGGGCGGCGGCATGGGCCCCAAGGACGGGCAAGGCGCCACCATGCCCAAGGACATGCCCAAGGGCATGGGCGGCATGGGGTCCGCCCCGCTCATCCAGCCCCCCTCCAAGTAG
- a CDS encoding ATP-binding protein: MRKDDADGAAQPRPRSPEHVSEHVSNRASEHAPEHAAGARAGVCASAPGGASVSGDAAQDRLRLLEEENRRLREALGLRPDDHVPCGVPLHSSPTAPPDGGPRLPRPASGCWAGRPLYGVADPFVEMVAPAADGLVCAYVSDIDTHEVLHVNAALRRLVGDCEGRRCHEALQGRDTPCPFCNNGRLRDEPEKAHVWEFRNPALNRWFRCIDRLVPLGDGRLARYELAVDITDMKETEEAMRRFRAALDATAEAIFLIDPVSGLHVDVNRGACALLGLSRQQLLTMGPCDINPTLTRDRCLEISRTVLGGTPLLDQETRYCRSDGSLVPVELSTSAWHSARGDLIVAVARDISERVRIRNEMQLRLLYDRVLSTCARDLLARPCADDTLRVVLESLREAAGACRVYIFENHQDAQGKPCCSQRYERCAPGVPPQIDNPLLRDVPYATVIPRWRHELEAGRVIRGPVATFPESERVVLESQGIRSLLVLPIVAQGRWYGFIGFDDTRRPRVWESVDLKFLQTAGEIIGAALERRRTEQTLAESARGLEEASRAKSEFLANMSHEIRTPLNAIIGLTELSLQEHLPADVAENLRAALVSAEALLGIVNDLLDLSRVEAGKLRLECIDFAPARLVRGVMRVMGHTAERKGLALTLHIDRDVPRHLRGDPGRLRQVLVNFISNAIKFTDEGGVHVVVCRAEPPHVPGTPHTPHTPDVPDLSDVSGMGGGAARGVPAPGASSVTPADGDTQWLCFSVRDTGIGIPDDKHELIFENFRQADATTARRYGGSGLGLAICRKFTDMMGGHIVLDSAPGQGSTFRVLLPFGVCNAGSPAPSRDAAAPSTPCGQPGMPSAPCSVAEGRADHGWREAGGARLTSPPRLVAADPLRILLVESDDVNRHAVSRALARGGHDPVSVVTGHEALEMARTQRFDLAVVDAHPRDMDGADVVRALRRLTDAPTPSDVPVLLMTGDPAGVDQAALEAAGGVSVALKPVRLKTLLAAVEGMVGGAGEDTLRRSSPAPVDEPPVFNAATLLVGGDEASLRFLRQSGTLRESLWSAMDRGSRVELIALSHLLRLEAEAIGAERVRQMAERMELRTRSAGAEETRPVFMLLMDALNQLEHELRKMQRGAVPVHEGPRAGPGSGPDAGPDAGPAGASGSGQEEGPGSGETT, encoded by the coding sequence ATGCGCAAGGATGATGCCGACGGGGCCGCACAGCCCCGCCCCCGATCCCCGGAACATGTCTCGGAACATGTCTCGAATCGTGCTTCGGAGCATGCACCGGAGCATGCCGCCGGTGCGCGTGCCGGTGTGTGCGCCAGCGCGCCGGGCGGTGCGTCCGTGTCCGGCGATGCCGCCCAGGACCGCCTGCGCCTGCTGGAGGAGGAAAACCGCCGCCTGCGCGAGGCCCTGGGGTTGCGCCCCGACGACCACGTGCCGTGCGGCGTGCCGCTTCACTCCTCCCCCACCGCCCCCCCCGATGGAGGCCCCCGTCTGCCCCGTCCGGCGTCGGGCTGTTGGGCGGGCAGGCCCCTGTACGGCGTGGCCGACCCCTTCGTGGAAATGGTTGCCCCGGCTGCGGATGGCCTGGTCTGCGCCTATGTGTCCGACATCGATACCCACGAGGTCCTGCACGTCAATGCCGCCCTGCGCCGCCTGGTGGGCGACTGCGAGGGCCGCCGCTGCCACGAGGCCCTGCAGGGCCGCGATACCCCTTGCCCCTTCTGCAACAATGGCCGCCTGCGCGACGAGCCGGAAAAGGCCCACGTCTGGGAGTTCCGCAACCCGGCCCTGAACCGCTGGTTCCGCTGCATCGACCGGCTGGTGCCGCTGGGCGACGGGCGTCTGGCCCGCTACGAACTGGCGGTGGACATCACCGACATGAAGGAGACGGAAGAGGCCATGCGCCGCTTCCGCGCCGCGCTGGACGCCACCGCCGAGGCCATCTTTCTCATCGATCCGGTGAGCGGGCTGCACGTGGACGTCAACCGCGGGGCCTGCGCCCTGCTGGGGCTTTCGCGCCAGCAGTTGCTGACCATGGGCCCCTGCGACATCAACCCCACCCTGACCCGCGACCGCTGCCTGGAAATCTCGCGCACCGTGCTTGGCGGCACGCCGCTGCTGGACCAGGAGACGCGCTACTGCCGGAGCGACGGTTCGCTGGTGCCGGTGGAACTCAGCACCAGCGCGTGGCATTCCGCGCGCGGGGACCTTATCGTGGCGGTGGCGCGCGACATTTCGGAACGGGTGCGCATCCGCAACGAGATGCAGTTGCGCCTGCTGTACGACCGGGTGCTGTCCACCTGCGCCCGCGACCTGCTGGCGCGCCCCTGCGCCGACGACACGCTGCGCGTGGTGCTGGAAAGCCTGCGCGAGGCGGCGGGGGCCTGCCGGGTGTACATTTTCGAGAATCATCAGGACGCGCAAGGCAAGCCGTGCTGTTCGCAGCGCTACGAACGGTGCGCGCCGGGGGTGCCGCCCCAGATCGACAACCCGCTGTTGCGCGACGTGCCGTACGCCACCGTCATTCCCCGCTGGCGGCACGAACTGGAAGCGGGCCGGGTGATCCGGGGGCCGGTGGCCACCTTCCCCGAGTCGGAGCGGGTCGTCCTGGAATCGCAGGGCATCCGGTCGCTGCTGGTGCTGCCCATCGTGGCGCAGGGGCGGTGGTACGGGTTCATCGGTTTTGACGACACCCGCAGGCCCAGGGTGTGGGAATCCGTGGACCTCAAGTTTCTGCAGACGGCGGGCGAGATCATCGGCGCCGCGCTGGAGCGCCGCAGGACGGAACAGACCCTGGCCGAATCGGCGCGCGGACTGGAGGAAGCCAGCCGGGCCAAGAGCGAATTCCTGGCCAACATGAGCCACGAGATACGCACCCCGCTCAACGCCATCATCGGCCTGACCGAACTTTCATTGCAAGAACACCTGCCTGCCGACGTGGCCGAGAACCTGCGCGCGGCGCTGGTTTCGGCAGAGGCGCTGCTGGGCATCGTCAACGATCTGCTGGATCTTTCGCGGGTGGAGGCGGGCAAGCTGCGCCTGGAATGCATCGACTTCGCCCCGGCGCGGCTGGTGCGCGGGGTGATGCGCGTCATGGGCCACACGGCGGAACGCAAGGGCCTGGCCCTGACCCTGCACATCGACCGCGACGTGCCCCGCCACCTGCGTGGCGACCCCGGCAGGCTGCGTCAGGTGCTGGTGAACTTCATCAGCAACGCCATCAAGTTCACCGATGAGGGCGGGGTGCATGTCGTGGTCTGCCGGGCGGAACCGCCCCATGTGCCTGGCACGCCCCATACGCCCCATACGCCCGATGTACCCGATCTGTCCGATGTGTCCGGAATGGGTGGCGGCGCCGCACGGGGCGTGCCCGCGCCCGGGGCGTCTTCGGTGACGCCTGCGGACGGCGACACGCAATGGTTGTGCTTTTCGGTGCGGGATACGGGCATCGGCATTCCGGACGACAAGCATGAATTGATCTTCGAGAATTTCCGGCAGGCCGACGCCACCACGGCCCGGCGCTACGGCGGTTCCGGCCTTGGCCTTGCCATCTGCCGCAAGTTCACGGACATGATGGGCGGCCACATCGTGCTGGACAGCGCGCCGGGGCAGGGCAGCACCTTTCGCGTGCTGTTGCCCTTTGGCGTCTGCAACGCAGGTTCGCCTGCCCCGTCCCGGGATGCCGCCGCGCCGTCCACCCCCTGCGGGCAGCCAGGCATGCCGTCCGCCCCCTGCTCCGTTGCGGAGGGGCGTGCGGACCATGGTTGGCGAGAGGCCGGGGGGGCGCGGCTTACATCTCCGCCACGGCTGGTGGCCGCCGATCCGCTAAGGATACTGCTGGTGGAATCGGATGACGTGAATCGCCATGCCGTCAGCCGTGCCCTGGCGCGCGGCGGACATGACCCGGTCTCTGTGGTTACCGGGCACGAGGCACTGGAGATGGCCCGCACGCAGCGTTTCGACCTGGCCGTCGTTGACGCACACCCGCGCGACATGGACGGCGCCGACGTGGTGCGCGCCCTGCGCCGCCTGACCGATGCGCCCACCCCCTCCGACGTGCCGGTGCTGCTCATGACCGGCGACCCCGCCGGAGTGGACCAGGCCGCGCTGGAGGCGGCGGGCGGAGTATCCGTGGCCCTGAAGCCGGTACGACTGAAGACCTTGCTGGCCGCCGTGGAAGGCATGGTGGGCGGCGCCGGGGAGGATACCCTGCGCCGGTCGTCGCCCGCGCCGGTGGATGAGCCCCCGGTGTTCAACGCCGCCACGCTGCTGGTGGGCGGCGACGAGGCCTCGCTGCGTTTCCTGCGCCAGTCGGGCACGCTGCGCGAAAGCCTGTGGTCGGCCATGGACCGGGGCAGCCGGGTGGAACTCATCGCCCTGTCGCACCTGCTGCGCCTGGAGGCGGAGGCCATCGGCGCCGAACGGGTGCGCCAGATGGCCGAGCGGATGGAACTGCGCACCCGGTCCGCCGGTGCGGAAGAGACGCGCCCGGTGTTCATGCTGCTGATGGATGCCCTGAACCAGTTGGAGCATGAATTGCGCAAGATGCAGCGCGGCGCGGTGCCGGTGCACGAAGGTCCGCGTGCCGGGCCGGGTTCCGGACCTGACGCCGGGCCTGACGCCGGGCCTGCTGGCGCATCCGGCAGCGGACAGGAGGAAGGGCCGGGTTCGGGCGAAACGACGTAG
- the dmpI gene encoding 4-oxalocrotonate tautomerase DmpI: MPIISVVANPMATEDKRELVRELTATAARVMKLPPETITVLIDCRQPEDIGVAGVLLADRKK; this comes from the coding sequence ATGCCCATCATCAGCGTGGTGGCCAACCCCATGGCAACGGAAGACAAGCGCGAACTGGTGCGCGAACTGACCGCCACGGCGGCGCGCGTCATGAAGTTGCCGCCGGAAACCATCACCGTGCTTATCGATTGTCGCCAGCCGGAAGACATCGGCGTGGCCGGTGTGCTGCTGGCCGACCGGAAGAAATGA